One genomic window of Salvia miltiorrhiza cultivar Shanhuang (shh) chromosome 4, IMPLAD_Smil_shh, whole genome shotgun sequence includes the following:
- the LOC131019359 gene encoding sterol 3-beta-glucosyltransferase-like isoform X1 has translation MMRTNPIVVFMAFGTKGDVYPIAAIAAAFASDQKQYQVAFVTHSAHQNLKVHLGAKRISYFPISSPPVLSFHQDHDPGGPVDTSFLLQKKEITRKHKQECVSVVERIYGEDPVMDGDLIVINFFALEGWSLAELFCVRCVVAAPYVVPYSAPTSFERQFTTELPLLYKYLREAPTGKIGWEDVMHWMWPLFTEDWGKWRSLDLKLSFLPFTVDPVTDLPTWHDRPSSPLLLYGFSQEVVECPGYWPSAVRVCGFWTLPAEWQFSCARCAEISSLISCRQLNDGENWCPSHAKLKSFLDSSVGHLIFISLSSVGSMGYFRSPQIFLRVLRNLLCISSHRIILFSAGYGPLDIAIKLLAQTPPSASEQMQSSEIQISLFDGRLFCFSGEIPYNLLFPKCAAVIHHGGSGTTAAALHAGVPQVICPFILDQFYWAERMFWLGVASEPLNATCVLPDKDDDNCILGAANVLVQAINNALSPQVKSRTKEIADRISTEDGVSTALRIIKEEIIGAK, from the exons ATGATGAGGACGAACCCAATCGTCGTGTTTATGGCATTTGGTACAAAAGGCGACGTTTATCCCATTGCT GCTATTGCTGCAGCTTTCGCTTCCGATCAAAAGCAGTATCAGGTCGCATTCGTAACTCATTCCGCGCACCAG AACCTGAAAGTTCACTTGGGAGCAAAGCGAATTTCATACTTCCCAATTTCTTCACCACCTGTTTTGTCTTTCCATCAAGACCATGATCCTGGAG GTCCTGTCGATACGTCTTTTCTTCTACAAAAGAAAGAGATTACAAGAAAACACAAACAAGAATGTGTTTCAGTCGTTGAAAGGATATACGGAGAAGACCCAGTAATGGATGGTGATCTTATCGTCATAAATTTCTTTGCCCTG GAAGGTTGGAGTCTTGCAGAACTTTTTTGTGTCCGATGTGTTGTTGCTGCTCCTTATGTTGTTCCATACAG TGCACCCACTTCTTTTGAACGCCAGTTTACGACCGAACTTCCTCTTCTATACAAATATCTTCGAGAAGCTCCGACTGGTAAG ATTGGGTGGGAAGATGTCATGCATTGGATGTGGCCACTTTTCACTGAAGATTGGGGGAAGTGGAGAAGCCTGGATCTGAAGTTAAGCTTCTTGCCTTTTACGGTA GATCCTGTAACTGACCTACCAACATGGCATGATAGACCTTCATCTCCTCTGCTACT GTACGGCTTTAGTCAAGAAGTTGTTGAATGCCCTG GTTACTGGCCATCTGCAGTTCGGGTTTGTGGCTTTTGGACTCTCCCTGCTGAATGGCAGTTCTCTTGTGCCAGATGTGCAGAAATCTCATCTTTGATTTCCTGTAGGCAATTGAATGATGGAGAAAATTGGTGTCCAAGTCATGCAAAATTAAAGTCTTTCCTGGATTCTTCAGTAGGGCATCTTATTTTCATAAGTCTTAGTTCTGTTGGTAG CATGGGTTACTTCCGAAGTCCTCAAATTTTCTTACGGGTCCTTAGGAATCTTCTATGTATTTCAAGTCATAGAATCATTTTGTTCTCAGCTGGCTATGGACCTTTAGATATTGCAATCAAATTACTTGCTCAGACACCACCATCAGCCTCAGAGCAAATGCAATCTAGTGAAATCCAGATCAGCCTATTTGACGGCCGACTATTTTGCTTTTCCGG TGAAATACCATACAACTTGCTATTTCCCAAATGTGCTGCTGTTATCCATCATGGTGGAAG TGGGACAACCGCTGCTGCTCTGCATGCTGGAGTTCCTCAG GTTATCTGCCCGTTTATTCTAGATCAATTTTATTGGGCGGAGAGAATGTTTTGGCTTGGTGTTGCCTCGGAGCCCCTGAACGCTACTTGCGTGCTCCCGGATAAAGACGATGATAACTGCATATTAGGAGCTGCGAATGTGCTCGTTCAGGCAATTAACAATGCATTGTCTCCTCAAGTCAAATCGCGCACAAAAGAGATTGCTGATAGAATTTCCACTGAG GATGGTGTTTCGACAGCTTTGCGGATAATTAAAGAAGAAATTATCGGTGCAAAATGA
- the LOC131019359 gene encoding sterol 3-beta-glucosyltransferase UGT80B1-like isoform X3 produces the protein MMRTNPIVVFMAFGTKGDVYPIAAIAAAFASDQKQYQVAFVTHSAHQNLKVHLGAKRISYFPISSPPVLSFHQDHDPGGPVDTSFLLQKKEITRKHKQECVSVVERIYGEDPVMDGDLIVINFFALEGWSLAELFCVRCVVAAPYVVPYSAPTSFERQFTTELPLLYKYLREAPTGKIGWEDVMHWMWPLFTEDWGKWRSLDLKLSFLPFTVDPVTDLPTWHDRPSSPLLLYGFSQEVVECPGYWPSAVRVCGFWTLPAEWQFSCARCAEISSLISCRQLNDGENWCPSHAKLKSFLDSSVGHLIFISLSSVAGYGPLDIAIKLLAQTPPSASEQMQSSEIQISLFDGRLFCFSGEIPYNLLFPKCAAVIHHGGSGTTAAALHAGVPQVICPFILDQFYWAERMFWLGVASEPLNATCVLPDKDDDNCILGAANVLVQAINNALSPQVKSRTKEIADRISTEDGVSTALRIIKEEIIGAK, from the exons ATGATGAGGACGAACCCAATCGTCGTGTTTATGGCATTTGGTACAAAAGGCGACGTTTATCCCATTGCT GCTATTGCTGCAGCTTTCGCTTCCGATCAAAAGCAGTATCAGGTCGCATTCGTAACTCATTCCGCGCACCAG AACCTGAAAGTTCACTTGGGAGCAAAGCGAATTTCATACTTCCCAATTTCTTCACCACCTGTTTTGTCTTTCCATCAAGACCATGATCCTGGAG GTCCTGTCGATACGTCTTTTCTTCTACAAAAGAAAGAGATTACAAGAAAACACAAACAAGAATGTGTTTCAGTCGTTGAAAGGATATACGGAGAAGACCCAGTAATGGATGGTGATCTTATCGTCATAAATTTCTTTGCCCTG GAAGGTTGGAGTCTTGCAGAACTTTTTTGTGTCCGATGTGTTGTTGCTGCTCCTTATGTTGTTCCATACAG TGCACCCACTTCTTTTGAACGCCAGTTTACGACCGAACTTCCTCTTCTATACAAATATCTTCGAGAAGCTCCGACTGGTAAG ATTGGGTGGGAAGATGTCATGCATTGGATGTGGCCACTTTTCACTGAAGATTGGGGGAAGTGGAGAAGCCTGGATCTGAAGTTAAGCTTCTTGCCTTTTACGGTA GATCCTGTAACTGACCTACCAACATGGCATGATAGACCTTCATCTCCTCTGCTACT GTACGGCTTTAGTCAAGAAGTTGTTGAATGCCCTG GTTACTGGCCATCTGCAGTTCGGGTTTGTGGCTTTTGGACTCTCCCTGCTGAATGGCAGTTCTCTTGTGCCAGATGTGCAGAAATCTCATCTTTGATTTCCTGTAGGCAATTGAATGATGGAGAAAATTGGTGTCCAAGTCATGCAAAATTAAAGTCTTTCCTGGATTCTTCAGTAGGGCATCTTATTTTCATAAGTCTTAGTTCTGTTG CTGGCTATGGACCTTTAGATATTGCAATCAAATTACTTGCTCAGACACCACCATCAGCCTCAGAGCAAATGCAATCTAGTGAAATCCAGATCAGCCTATTTGACGGCCGACTATTTTGCTTTTCCGG TGAAATACCATACAACTTGCTATTTCCCAAATGTGCTGCTGTTATCCATCATGGTGGAAG TGGGACAACCGCTGCTGCTCTGCATGCTGGAGTTCCTCAG GTTATCTGCCCGTTTATTCTAGATCAATTTTATTGGGCGGAGAGAATGTTTTGGCTTGGTGTTGCCTCGGAGCCCCTGAACGCTACTTGCGTGCTCCCGGATAAAGACGATGATAACTGCATATTAGGAGCTGCGAATGTGCTCGTTCAGGCAATTAACAATGCATTGTCTCCTCAAGTCAAATCGCGCACAAAAGAGATTGCTGATAGAATTTCCACTGAG GATGGTGTTTCGACAGCTTTGCGGATAATTAAAGAAGAAATTATCGGTGCAAAATGA
- the LOC131019359 gene encoding sterol 3-beta-glucosyltransferase UGT80A2-like isoform X2, producing MMRTNPIVVFMAFGTKGDVYPIAAIAAAFASDQKQYQVAFVTHSAHQNLKVHLGAKRISYFPISSPPVLSFHQDHDPGGPVDTSFLLQKKEITRKHKQECVSVVERIYGEDPVMDGDLIVINFFALEGWSLAELFCVRCVVAAPYVVPYSAPTSFERQFTTELPLLYKYLREAPTGKIGWEDVMHWMWPLFTEDWGKWRSLDLKLSFLPFTDPVTDLPTWHDRPSSPLLLYGFSQEVVECPGYWPSAVRVCGFWTLPAEWQFSCARCAEISSLISCRQLNDGENWCPSHAKLKSFLDSSVGHLIFISLSSVGSMGYFRSPQIFLRVLRNLLCISSHRIILFSAGYGPLDIAIKLLAQTPPSASEQMQSSEIQISLFDGRLFCFSGEIPYNLLFPKCAAVIHHGGSGTTAAALHAGVPQVICPFILDQFYWAERMFWLGVASEPLNATCVLPDKDDDNCILGAANVLVQAINNALSPQVKSRTKEIADRISTEDGVSTALRIIKEEIIGAK from the exons ATGATGAGGACGAACCCAATCGTCGTGTTTATGGCATTTGGTACAAAAGGCGACGTTTATCCCATTGCT GCTATTGCTGCAGCTTTCGCTTCCGATCAAAAGCAGTATCAGGTCGCATTCGTAACTCATTCCGCGCACCAG AACCTGAAAGTTCACTTGGGAGCAAAGCGAATTTCATACTTCCCAATTTCTTCACCACCTGTTTTGTCTTTCCATCAAGACCATGATCCTGGAG GTCCTGTCGATACGTCTTTTCTTCTACAAAAGAAAGAGATTACAAGAAAACACAAACAAGAATGTGTTTCAGTCGTTGAAAGGATATACGGAGAAGACCCAGTAATGGATGGTGATCTTATCGTCATAAATTTCTTTGCCCTG GAAGGTTGGAGTCTTGCAGAACTTTTTTGTGTCCGATGTGTTGTTGCTGCTCCTTATGTTGTTCCATACAG TGCACCCACTTCTTTTGAACGCCAGTTTACGACCGAACTTCCTCTTCTATACAAATATCTTCGAGAAGCTCCGACTGGTAAG ATTGGGTGGGAAGATGTCATGCATTGGATGTGGCCACTTTTCACTGAAGATTGGGGGAAGTGGAGAAGCCTGGATCTGAAGTTAAGCTTCTTGCCTTTTACG GATCCTGTAACTGACCTACCAACATGGCATGATAGACCTTCATCTCCTCTGCTACT GTACGGCTTTAGTCAAGAAGTTGTTGAATGCCCTG GTTACTGGCCATCTGCAGTTCGGGTTTGTGGCTTTTGGACTCTCCCTGCTGAATGGCAGTTCTCTTGTGCCAGATGTGCAGAAATCTCATCTTTGATTTCCTGTAGGCAATTGAATGATGGAGAAAATTGGTGTCCAAGTCATGCAAAATTAAAGTCTTTCCTGGATTCTTCAGTAGGGCATCTTATTTTCATAAGTCTTAGTTCTGTTGGTAG CATGGGTTACTTCCGAAGTCCTCAAATTTTCTTACGGGTCCTTAGGAATCTTCTATGTATTTCAAGTCATAGAATCATTTTGTTCTCAGCTGGCTATGGACCTTTAGATATTGCAATCAAATTACTTGCTCAGACACCACCATCAGCCTCAGAGCAAATGCAATCTAGTGAAATCCAGATCAGCCTATTTGACGGCCGACTATTTTGCTTTTCCGG TGAAATACCATACAACTTGCTATTTCCCAAATGTGCTGCTGTTATCCATCATGGTGGAAG TGGGACAACCGCTGCTGCTCTGCATGCTGGAGTTCCTCAG GTTATCTGCCCGTTTATTCTAGATCAATTTTATTGGGCGGAGAGAATGTTTTGGCTTGGTGTTGCCTCGGAGCCCCTGAACGCTACTTGCGTGCTCCCGGATAAAGACGATGATAACTGCATATTAGGAGCTGCGAATGTGCTCGTTCAGGCAATTAACAATGCATTGTCTCCTCAAGTCAAATCGCGCACAAAAGAGATTGCTGATAGAATTTCCACTGAG GATGGTGTTTCGACAGCTTTGCGGATAATTAAAGAAGAAATTATCGGTGCAAAATGA
- the LOC131019359 gene encoding sterol 3-beta-glucosyltransferase UGT80B1-like isoform X4: MMRTNPIVVFMAFGTKGDVYPIAAIAAAFASDQKQYQVAFVTHSAHQNLKVHLGAKRISYFPISSPPVLSFHQDHDPGGPVDTSFLLQKKEITRKHKQECVSVVERIYGEDPVMDGDLIVINFFALEGWSLAELFCVRCVVAAPYVVPYSAPTSFERQFTTELPLLYKYLREAPTGKIGWEDVMHWMWPLFTEDWGKWRSLDLKLSFLPFTDPVTDLPTWHDRPSSPLLLYGFSQEVVECPGYWPSAVRVCGFWTLPAEWQFSCARCAEISSLISCRQLNDGENWCPSHAKLKSFLDSSVGHLIFISLSSVAGYGPLDIAIKLLAQTPPSASEQMQSSEIQISLFDGRLFCFSGEIPYNLLFPKCAAVIHHGGSGTTAAALHAGVPQVICPFILDQFYWAERMFWLGVASEPLNATCVLPDKDDDNCILGAANVLVQAINNALSPQVKSRTKEIADRISTEDGVSTALRIIKEEIIGAK, encoded by the exons ATGATGAGGACGAACCCAATCGTCGTGTTTATGGCATTTGGTACAAAAGGCGACGTTTATCCCATTGCT GCTATTGCTGCAGCTTTCGCTTCCGATCAAAAGCAGTATCAGGTCGCATTCGTAACTCATTCCGCGCACCAG AACCTGAAAGTTCACTTGGGAGCAAAGCGAATTTCATACTTCCCAATTTCTTCACCACCTGTTTTGTCTTTCCATCAAGACCATGATCCTGGAG GTCCTGTCGATACGTCTTTTCTTCTACAAAAGAAAGAGATTACAAGAAAACACAAACAAGAATGTGTTTCAGTCGTTGAAAGGATATACGGAGAAGACCCAGTAATGGATGGTGATCTTATCGTCATAAATTTCTTTGCCCTG GAAGGTTGGAGTCTTGCAGAACTTTTTTGTGTCCGATGTGTTGTTGCTGCTCCTTATGTTGTTCCATACAG TGCACCCACTTCTTTTGAACGCCAGTTTACGACCGAACTTCCTCTTCTATACAAATATCTTCGAGAAGCTCCGACTGGTAAG ATTGGGTGGGAAGATGTCATGCATTGGATGTGGCCACTTTTCACTGAAGATTGGGGGAAGTGGAGAAGCCTGGATCTGAAGTTAAGCTTCTTGCCTTTTACG GATCCTGTAACTGACCTACCAACATGGCATGATAGACCTTCATCTCCTCTGCTACT GTACGGCTTTAGTCAAGAAGTTGTTGAATGCCCTG GTTACTGGCCATCTGCAGTTCGGGTTTGTGGCTTTTGGACTCTCCCTGCTGAATGGCAGTTCTCTTGTGCCAGATGTGCAGAAATCTCATCTTTGATTTCCTGTAGGCAATTGAATGATGGAGAAAATTGGTGTCCAAGTCATGCAAAATTAAAGTCTTTCCTGGATTCTTCAGTAGGGCATCTTATTTTCATAAGTCTTAGTTCTGTTG CTGGCTATGGACCTTTAGATATTGCAATCAAATTACTTGCTCAGACACCACCATCAGCCTCAGAGCAAATGCAATCTAGTGAAATCCAGATCAGCCTATTTGACGGCCGACTATTTTGCTTTTCCGG TGAAATACCATACAACTTGCTATTTCCCAAATGTGCTGCTGTTATCCATCATGGTGGAAG TGGGACAACCGCTGCTGCTCTGCATGCTGGAGTTCCTCAG GTTATCTGCCCGTTTATTCTAGATCAATTTTATTGGGCGGAGAGAATGTTTTGGCTTGGTGTTGCCTCGGAGCCCCTGAACGCTACTTGCGTGCTCCCGGATAAAGACGATGATAACTGCATATTAGGAGCTGCGAATGTGCTCGTTCAGGCAATTAACAATGCATTGTCTCCTCAAGTCAAATCGCGCACAAAAGAGATTGCTGATAGAATTTCCACTGAG GATGGTGTTTCGACAGCTTTGCGGATAATTAAAGAAGAAATTATCGGTGCAAAATGA